In the genome of Arachis hypogaea cultivar Tifrunner chromosome 9, arahy.Tifrunner.gnm2.J5K5, whole genome shotgun sequence, the window AACTACTTGTACTCCCTCTCGAACCTTGCTCTAATACCAAATTGTCACGGCATTGGACACACTCCAATGCTACTGTGCCAGCACtcagacttactcaacctcttaaGTTAAGACCAAGTCAGTCTAACCCTCAGtatttagcaagaaagctaagaacacaagagaaaggaagctttggtggaaaaaacattttattactcaagtgtttatTACAAATCACTTACACACTCAAACTCTAACTCTCACTTCCTATTTATAGTCATCTACCTCTATAATGGATAGTtaagattaaatctaatcaacggtctaGATTAATCATCCAAAACCTTCATtataaatatctatcctaccaaaattatttaaatacttcTAGATTATTGCATACTACTCTTCATACTTTTATATACATCAAGACTCTTCTAGAATATTCTATGACCTTCTAGAGTCTTCTAAAACTTTCTAAAATATCACGGGACCTTCTAAaacattctagaacgttccaaACTATCTAAAACATTCTCAAATACTctagaaaactatacaaacatcATTAAATTTAATCTTCTAAAATTTATGGTGACAAAACATGTCCCATCTAGACTCTTCCAACCAAATCCGCCCCTCTCATATCaatcataatatttgtcactaacaTAATCCAACCTAAGGtggctatatatatacacactacaAGAACAGACCTGACAAGACATATATCATTCCACAACGCCACAAAGCAGTGACTACAAAGCACATTTAACTCAAAGCGAAAAACTCCttacctttttttcttctttctcagtTAAGTACATGCACATTCTTATAGAATCGATTAGTGCATGATctgtcaatatatatatatatatatatatatatatatatatatatatatatatatatatatatatatatatatatatatatatatacttccaATCACAATTGCATTCGTGCAACTGCACTACGACAATAAATATTATCGTGGTAACACCGTAATAGACTTATAGATACATGATTTATGTTCATATTTTGTTATGGTAGAATATTATGGTAGAAGACGGCATtcgaactttttttttttgtcttggcATTCGAACTTAAACGGACTTGTGCCACATTGATTGATTTATGTTCATATTTATTTGTCATTTTATCGGTGTATTTTTTTCTTTGGCATATGGGTCATTTTGTTAGTTTTGATTTGATGATCACTACAGTGAGTGGGCTTTCAAAATCCCTTTCTCTTTTCATAATATTCGTTACCTTGCTTTTGCTCAAACTTTGGTCGGGGTCATGGGCTACttcatgaaaaataatatttgggTCTAATCTGAAGCCATCTTGATAAACTTTGGTCGGGGTCATCGGGCTACttcatgaaaaataatatttgggCCTAATCTGAAGCCATCTTGATAATCTTTGTTCGCCTATGCAACTAGTGAGCACGGTACATTAACACcacgctctaaccaactgagctaataGGCCATTTGTTAACATAAAtgttattttttcatttaattgaTTTAAGATGTAAAACATGgcttaaaagatataattttttcttaACCTTTCCAATAATTTCTTTGACATTCTGGGATCTTCTAATctaaggattttttattttaataaataaaataaatattatatttactaaaataaataatttcacgAGTATTTATCGATTTAAATTCCTTTGCCATATCTCGTTTACATATGGCCTGTCCGCGTCTATATATAGAAATCATTTACAGCTTAGTTTCGGGCCCCAGTTTGACTTTGTCAACCTCTTTGTTCCCTATTTTAACCCTTTTTTACTATACCTTTGACCGAATCGGTGATGGCGCGCCAAGCGGAGAATGACGGAGACATCAACAAGTTGAATGAGACGACACATTACGCCGGGACGGCCGACTTCGAGGTTAGTTTTGTTATGTTTGTTTAATTTAAGGATGTGGCAGTTGTTAGGGTAGTCATGAAAAACTGGAACGTAGTTATATGAATTAGGAGTTAGGTCTGTAGGAGGAATTTAGAACTGTATTCGCTTGTGCTAGGTTGGTATGACATAATTATTAGTTTGGAACTCCGTTATTCTTGTGCTATGTTGTTAGTATTTATAACGCTGTAGTTAGGATTTGCCTATTATCGAATATGTAATGTAGAGACATGTGTAGGCTAGAAAGTTAAAATATTGTATTCTTAaggctatttttttttattctttagaggCTTCACCTCCTACTGCCCCGGCGAGTGAGCCATACTTTTCCTCCACCAGACGCCATCTTCCCATATCTGGCTGAGGCTGGATTCGGCGACACGGTGTCCCTCAGGAATTTTACTTTTGACAATTCCCTGATTTCCGCACTGGTGGAGCGATGGCGTCTAGAGACGCACACGTTTTATCTCCCATGGAGTGAGGTCACTATCACCCTGTAGGACGTGACGTACCACCCAGGCCTACGCGCATACGGTAACCCCGTGGGGGTGCCTTCGTGACCTTGGTGGGTGGTACCACACGTAGACGTGGGCATTGGTGGAGCAGCTGCTCGGCGACAGGCCTCCCGTGGCAGCACAGCAGGCGAAGCAGAGGAAGGAGTCCTTCACGCTGAAGCTTGTATGGCTGCGGGATCGTGTTTGCCAGATGCCCCCGACAGACAATCCCAAGACCCTCCAATAGTACGTCAGGTGTTATATCATGTTACTGATCGGAAGGTATTTGATGACCGACAAGTCCAACAATCTGGTGCACCTTCGTTGGCTACCGTTGTTCCGGGACTTTGAGGAATGTATGGCGTTTTCCTGGGGCTCACTGTGCTAGCCTGGACGTAtcagtcactttgttcggcaGCACAGCGGGGCGTCACAGATATCGCTGGCTGCACTCCATTGTTGATGTCCTGGATCTATCAGAGATTTTCTCAGTGGTGTCCACCAGATAGATGGGTCTACCAATATCCTCTGGCTGCAAGGTGAGAAATGTCTATTTATATATTTGAGTTAAATGATTTTGTCAATTCTTTTAGTATGTTACTTAACAAACCATATATGCTCTCTTGCGATGTGTTAGGTTGGTTGGATTGCCGCAGCAAAGTAAGGATCAGCATGAGGCCAGGGTCCTGCATTAGAGGGTTTCGATCGACCGGCTACGGTTCGACGAGACTAGCTGTAAAAtacttatgtttttattttggatAATTAGATAGACATCATATGCTTTAGTATGCTTGTTATATGGATAATTAGATAGATTtcgtataataattatatttgtattATGTCAAACACTTTCTCTCTTCAGTTTGCATGGAGTGTCTACGATGACCCTGCCATGCAGGCTTTGTGTCCGCCCTGGTTTCGTGAGGAGGAGGAGTGGGGGACATGGTTGTCAGTTGTCCTGCTATTGTGCTTCAATATCGTCCGGTTTCACCACGTTGATCGGGTGAAACGGCAGTTCAATGGAAAGCAGCAGGCACGAGACACTCCGGTAAATCTTGATAGGTGAGATTGATGTTATATTTTCACTTACTTATTTGTTGTTAGAGTTCAGTTATTATGAAGTAAGGAAGTATTTAACACAACGTTTTCATTGACAGGTACCTGACTACCACTGGTCATGGTGAAGATGTATGATGGTCGCTGAAGCTGAAGGAGTGGTACGATAGATGGCACCAGAGGTTTGATCCTGGTCGTTGGATCACTATGCACCACACCTTCGATACTAGGCTGACCCTAGAGTATTATGACTGGTGGCGTGGGGCTTGCCGTGTTAGGCATCTGTCGGGGCAGGAGGTACTGGAGGACCCGAGGCTAGCGGAGTTGTCCCCCGACGTATAATCCACTGCCAGCCAGCCCAAGGACGATCTCACCCTTCCTCGAGGCATGCCGGATCGACATCGACGTGCGAGGGAGGGTAGGGATGATCGACAACCTGCTCGGAGGGACAGAGGCCATAAAGAATGTCGACCTGGCGTACCGGTGAGGAAGGAGAGGGGCCGTCCACGACGTTTGGGGTCGGTGTTGAGTCTGACGAGGAGGTGGAGTATGCCCATTAAGAGGAGCATGGAGACATCGCACAGGACAGAGAGGCTTCacctccaccacctcctcctccccCGTCTCATGGAGCTTGGCATGCATCTGGGAACGGCAGTCATCAACCTCTGGAAGACTAGGACATATCACCTCCTGGTTGGCATGAGGACGGTTCATCCGGTACTCAtcaggaggaggaggagatggttgactgataaactccatttttagGGGCGattttctgggctatttttggcccagtttcaagcccgaaaaatatagattagaggctgcagagtgggggaatcacacacattcattcacacaactttcatacacataattttaggttttagatgtagttttctagagagatagcccctctcctctctctaggttttaggattcttaggtttagttCCTCTCAATTTTAGATTtatatcttagtttaatttagtttctcttctacttttatttgtcctagcattctagtttatttatttacctTATTGATCACTCTATGTTGccactttagtttatgaattctcatgttagacatgattttctatttaatgcaatttgtggTATTTCATAtgtatgattgctttcttctatttgtgttattgatgcctacaattggttgtttggattttattacctcttattgcttttctatgcttttatgttgtgccttccaagtgtttgataaaatacttggttggattttagtgtagatttctatattcttggctttggttgagtaattgaagactcttgagttatcaaactcctttgttgattgataattgaaagttgctggttgatttggatccctctaaagctagtctttcctcaggagttgactaggacttgaggaatcaaattgatccatccacttgactttccttcatagttagaggttaactaagtggtagtaatagacaattctcatcacaattgataaggatagctaggatatgacttccaattctcataccttgccaagagttttattagctattagtttaattcttgcaatttacttttcttgttccttattcaaaactccaaaaagatacaatctcataactaataataactacacctccctgcaattccttgagagacgacccgaggtttaaatactttggtttatttttattgggtttgctttattgacaaccaaatttttgtatgaaaggattctttgttggtttagaaactatactagcaacgagaatttattgtgaattctttactagaaaAAATCCGATCATCATTGACAAGATCCTCATTGATGACGCCTTCCATCTTCACACCACACGTTTGTCACTATGGATCGAATAGCCGAGTCGTTCCGCACAGATATGGAGGTTGGTATCGGGGAGTACTAGCACCCATCAAGTCCCGCACACATCGTCCTAGATTCCCCAGATATCAATGGCTTCCGCGTCATCGTTCGGGGCGGGTGTTCGGCCGGATAGCCAGTATGTGACCCTGCCCTCCCACGACTACGGTATGTATCTGACCTCATCCCAGCCGCTAATCACCCCTCTGTCAGCGCCACCTTCGCATCCTCAGCTACTGCTACATCAGTACGCTACAGGTCCATCGACGGAGGGGGGGCCAGCCATACCATGCCCCATCGCACCAGCAGCCGGCTACCCCAACGATGCCAGTCGGAGACCCTAGGCTGTCTCGACCTCAGCGCCAGGCTCAGCCTCCACCATGTGGCACCGGGCACAGGCGCCACTACCAGGATCCCCACCACAGATGATGTTTACCATGTCTTTCTGAGTATTTTTTCTGTACTTTTGTTGGATTGTATATATGTACGTAGTTATgagttatgtatttattttttggttggattgatgttatttttattttggttggATTGATGTTATGTTTATTGTTACTTACTAGTTTGCCTTATTTTCATAGTTACGAAAAATTCAGAATTTTCATGACAAACTATTAAACTTAAAAGGCACTCCAATTCAAGAAATGTCATCTCCAGCATGACTAAAACATAGAATGTAACAGTGACAAAAAGAACTAAAATGTGACATCTTCAACGGTAAAGTACATtttcaattcaaaattcaaacgGCAGTAAAGTACATCCAAACTTAAATGGCCTAGGCATCTCCAGTGGGTTGTTTAGGGCAACCCCGTCTAGTGTAGCCGACTTGCATACACAAGGCACACCGCTTCTCTTATCGCTCGACGTCATCCATATCGTTTCGAAATCTGGTGGACACTGGTCTTCTGATCGCCTTTCGCCGCATGGCTGGGTTAGGATGCAGCATCGTCCCATGCCACTCTGCCCACAGGGACTCGTCGGGAATGGGTGGAAACTCCATCTCGTAcaccttgaacacagctttctggCTGTAGACTGGATGTACATACGGGGCCCACCTAATGCTTGCGGCAGCGCATCCGGCAAGTGCGTGCTGGCATGGATAGTTGAGAGACTGGAATAATCTGCAATCACATGTTCCCTCCGAAAGCCGAACCCGAAAGCAACCATGCCCCCATCCCTCGAGCGACTCTAGTTCTTCCACAATAAACACGAAGGCCCATCTATCGCAATGGGTCCCACGCATCTTCAAAATGCTTTTCCTATTCTTCTTAATGGCGGCCAAGAGTCTCTGTGAGAAGCGGTTTTCGGCCGCCAACTGGCTCTGCGCTTCTCTACCCTTCGTAACAAACAACTTCTGTAGTCTCTCGTACGTGATCCGCACAATGGCCAAAATGGCCAAGTAGCATGTCCCCTTCAACACAGCATTGATGCACTCGGACAGATTCATGGTCATGTGTCTAAACCTTTGCCCACTGTCGCAATGTTGAAACCAAATCTCCTTTCTAAAACGATCAGCCCAGTCCACCATCGCCGGAGAGACACCTCTCGATGCATCCATGTACCACTCAAACCCGACCTGACTTGGACTATAAGCAGCATTTATGAGGTATCTCTTGCCCTCGACTAACTTGAAACGACTCATGAAATTCACAGCCATGTGTCTAATACAGTAAGCATGGAACACCCTAGGGGGATGCCAACCACTGTCATCGGAACTTAGGGAGGCCTTGATGGCCTGAGATCTTTCGGATATAACCAGCAAGCCGTCTTGTGGGGTGATATGGCGCATCAAATTAGTAAGAAAGAATGACCATGACTCGGTGCTCTCAGACTCAACAATGGCAAAAGCAATTGGCAGTATGTTGCTGTTCCTGTCTTGCGCCAACGCAATAAGCAACACTCCACTGTACTTGCCATACAG includes:
- the LOC112709655 gene encoding uncharacterized protein, giving the protein MTKQKAIARIYGDWEESYNKVSKLLQALYSCFPGTICDLRVKPYYDGHLMVRNCCMFDKVFWTFLSCVEAFKHCKPFVSIDGTHLYGKYSGVLLIALAQDRNSNILPIAFAIVESESTESWSFFLTNLMRHITPQDGLLVISERSQAIKASLSSDDSGWHPPRVFHAYCIRHMAVNFMSRFKLVEGKRYLINAAYSPSQVGFEWYMDASRGVSPAMVDWADRFRKEIWFQHCDSGQRFRHMTMNLSECINAVLKGTCYLAILAIVRITYERLQKLFVTKGREAQSQLAAENRFSQRLLAAIKKNRKSILKMRGTHCDRWAFVFIVEELESLEGWGHGCFRVRLSEGTCDCRLFQSLNYPCQHALAGCAAASIRWAPYVHPVYSQKAVFKVYEMEFPPIPDESLWAEWHGTMLHPNPAMRRKAIRRPVSTRFRNDMDDVER